A section of the Amblyomma americanum isolate KBUSLIRL-KWMA chromosome 2, ASM5285725v1, whole genome shotgun sequence genome encodes:
- the LOC144118886 gene encoding uncharacterized protein LOC144118886 isoform X1 — translation MAFGSVCIFAILLFASATVFILGDTNEEESTTTTCATSVNNSSDDYFQVNETTSTDAPTTNTTTRKRRRRPQGTTEPPDPTCHVYVANTDGDQALIGCTVYCENYTKPHHNWIECVNITVETAFTMQNATRYICPMGYCTRGYCYRTGMKLPCWVSF, via the exons ATGGCTTTCGGAAGTGTGTGCATCTTTGCTATTTTGCTGTTCG CGTCCGCGACAGTTTTTATCCTGGGTGATACTAACGAAGAAG AATCTACCACGACGACGTGCGCAACTTCCGTGAATAACTCCAGTGACGATTACTTTCAAGTCAACG AGACCACTAGTACTGATGCACCGACAACCAATACGACGacgagaaaaagaagaagaaggccACAGGGAACGACAG AGCCACCTGATCCAACTTGTCACGTGTACGTCGCAAATACGGACGGAGATCAG GCGCTCATCGGATGCACGGTTTACTGCGAAAATTATACCAAGCCCCATCATAATTGGATAGAGTGTGTG aaCATTACTGTGGAAACAGCATTCACTATGCAAAACGCAACACGCTACATCTGCCCCATGGGCTACTGCACACGTGGCTACTGCTACAGGACTGGAATGAAGCTTCCTTGTTGGGTGTCGTTTTAG
- the LOC144118886 gene encoding uncharacterized protein LOC144118886 isoform X2 has product MAFGSVCIFAILLFASATVFILGDTNEEESTTTTCATSVNNSSDDYFQVNETTSTDAPTTNTTTRKRRRRPQGTTEPPDPTCHVYVANTDGDQNITVETAFTMQNATRYICPMGYCTRGYCYRTGMKLPCWVSF; this is encoded by the exons ATGGCTTTCGGAAGTGTGTGCATCTTTGCTATTTTGCTGTTCG CGTCCGCGACAGTTTTTATCCTGGGTGATACTAACGAAGAAG AATCTACCACGACGACGTGCGCAACTTCCGTGAATAACTCCAGTGACGATTACTTTCAAGTCAACG AGACCACTAGTACTGATGCACCGACAACCAATACGACGacgagaaaaagaagaagaaggccACAGGGAACGACAG AGCCACCTGATCCAACTTGTCACGTGTACGTCGCAAATACGGACGGAGATCAG aaCATTACTGTGGAAACAGCATTCACTATGCAAAACGCAACACGCTACATCTGCCCCATGGGCTACTGCACACGTGGCTACTGCTACAGGACTGGAATGAAGCTTCCTTGTTGGGTGTCGTTTTAG